The segment TAAAAAGTACCACATCTATCCATCGCCTATGAAATATGAGGTCGTCCTCATCAATCTTGACATCTACTAATCCTTCATTAGTGTCATCAACCTCAAATTGCATTTATGTTTCTTGTGGTGGATCAAcggagaagaaaaagataagaTTATTTCAATAGTTGACATAACTAATAATAACAtacaacaaaattaataaaacaattGAACATTGAAACTTACCTGATGTCTTTTGTTTTTTTGCGGAGGGACCTACTTCACTTATATCTCTTAAACTACCAATATTCGGTTCATGTAAAAGATCATTCTCATATGGTGTAAGCGGCACATTTctaacaacatcaacatcaataaaTTCTCTTCATCAAGCCAAGAAGGGTCTTCAGGAAGCAGAGGATCTTCTTTCTCATTAATCCATTCACCATCAGAATCAATTTCATTAACAAGAACTGGATCCACTTTTTGCAATTTTCTTTTGATGCTCCTTTCTCTTAGTCTAGTGTTGTATCTTACATAAACAAGAGCATTTAGCCTATGATGCTCAAGTCTATTTCTCTTTTTGGTATGGATCTAGcagatttgaaaataaaaagaataagttatcacaagaaaaacaataataataaaagttcaattaaaaaattaactctTACCGACTCAAAGGTACTCCAATTTCTTTCAGAACCCAAGGAGCTGCACGTGAGACTCAAGACACGAACTGCAAATTTAGTCAAGTCCGGAGTCTGGCCTCCAAAGCGCATCCACCAATCTGTCGGAGATCTCAATTTTCTAGAATCCATAGCTATTTGAAATCCAAATTCTCCTTTCAACTGGTCATATGAATCTAattgaatatccactttgaatcTTTCTTCATAATCCAACATTCTTTCCATGCACATGTACAATTGtttttcacttcaaaatcaaGAGAAAATCTTTCCTCAAATCATAATTGGGGATTCAAATAATATCCAACAACATGAAGTGGACGATTGAGTTGGCGAGTCCATCTTTCATCAATTCTATTCGAAATGGGACCAtactttttttcattatatccAAAATTTATAGATATATTTTCCTTAGCCTTATTCATCAAATCATACAAATGCCCCATGCATGGTTTTTCCTCTGAATCTACTTCCCTCAAAACACTAACCAAAGGAGCAACACATTTCACACAATAAGCAATATATGTCCAAAAATTTTGATGATACAAAATTGTAGATCTTGTTTTAACCCCTTCATGTTTCTCAGACTAAGCGGATTTATTCCAAGCTTCGGAAGAAAACATAGATCTAAGaccttgttttttcttttggatgCTTTGAAGTGTGAGATAAGCCGTAGCAAAGCGAGTAACAGCAGGACGAAGAAGGTCATGATTATTTGTAAATGATCTCATTAAATCCAACACCCAAGTATGTCCATAAATAAATCTCACTACTTCTTTTGCTTTGTAAGTGTTTCTTTATGAATTTTTGACTTTCCTATGTCTTCTGACAAGAGATCAATACAATGTGCAGCACACGGTGTCCAGTAAACATGCGATCGAGTTTCCATTATTCTTTTTCCGGTATTCACAAAATTAGGATCATTATCGGTTATTATCTGCACGACATTCTCTTCTCCAACTTCATACAAGCAATTcaccactttttttttatagaatcaGAAGCATCAATCGATCTTAAAAAGAAAGTACCTGCCGGACTGTTAGTCAGAAAGTTTATAAAACATCTACTTTTACCATCTGTCCAACTATCAGACATAATAGAATAACCATACTGTTTCCAAGATTTCTTATATTCATCTTACATCTTGTTAATATTTGTAACCTCATCTTTTAGTATAAAAGTTCTCAACTCATGCATTTAAGGAGGCAAAACCAGGGCCATAATTAGCAACTCCTTCAAACATAGGCAAATAGCATGGATCATTTGCAATATTAAATGGAATACCACTTGAGAAGAAAAACCTACCAATTCGCTGACaaacttcttttctttcttcttttttccatgTTGAGTTCAAAGTAACTTGTCTTGCTTGAGTattcacaaaattatttatCGAACCTCTAGCCGTTGAAAGTAGATTTTCACTAATTTGACAGGAACCTGCTTCACTGCCTACGTTACTACTTCCAGTTGCAACACTTCTCATTTCTTCTAAAGTAGCACTTCGCATAGTTTTCACATTTTGAACCTTCAATAATGCTTTCTTGCATTCTTTCGCTTTGGAACTTTAAGACAAGGCTTTATTCCTTTATGGGTGCCTGCTATATGATGCTTAAACCTATTAATCGTGCCGCTACAAGTATGTTCACAGAATCTACATTTAAATTACTTCTCATCCGGAGTCACGATTTTATATTTCCATGCAAAATCTTTTTTGCTTGCATTACTAGAGACTTCTTCATCCATTGTGATGCTTTAGAGTTTAGTCTTCTGGATTACCTGTGATCGAAGTGAGACAGAGACTTTTATAGTACAATACAAAGTACAAACCATAAGAGcggaaaaataaaaatctacaaaaagaaaaaggttgaCATTCTTGAACTTTAAACTTGATAACATTTCATTATGCTTCATCTTGAACTCCAAATTTCATAACACTGTTGGGTTATTTTATAACTTACAGGTTACAACATTCTTGATTTACACTTCACTAATCGCAAATTAACTTATCATTATACAATAAGTAATAGAACTGCAGAAGTTAAAGCAAAAGAAGAAGTCATACCTTGATGGTGGAAGACGAGAGTAGGATCTTCTGCTAAGGCCTAAGAGGCTAAGAGTAAGCGTGATGTTTGGGGTTTTTAATTGAATTTCTCTCTGAAAATATGAACAGTCAATGAAAAGCAAAATATATGTACTTTGTAGAATATAAGCAAGTAATTAAGTATATAAGGGAAGTGAAATACAAAGGTAGTCTCtaaaatataactaattttaataGGGTCCATTAAATGtagtttttttccaaaataCGTGTATTACGCCTAAGCGTACGCCTTGTCGAAAAAAACATACGCCCCCGAGAATTATGCCTCAACATTGAGCCCGGTACGTTTTAGTTGCGTTTCGCCCCAGAACTCGCCCCGATTGCATTTTCTAAAACACTGGTTGAATATAGAGTTGCTTATAATTGTAACTAATGGTTGTTAAATAGTTAGTAGTGTAGCCCTATTGTTGCTGCTTTAGTCTCATCCCTCTCTGTTTTATCCAGATATAATATATTGTTGTACCAATAGTAGGGTATAACTGTTTATCTAACTGATTCTTGGTCTCAATTCActataagaaaaataacttgtagaggaaaaaaatatacacaCTAGTTAATTATCATTGAATCCAATGTCGTAATAAGCTATTGACATTAATTAATTGGTAATTAAGATAATTTTTGGTCTAGTGATTGTGATACTATTTATATTCGAGAGTTCTTATACAAATGTCTCTAACTATGTTTTTTCAACTTTAAGTCCTAATCATCAGAAAGATTAATTTATATCACTCCCAAATTCATACGTAATACAAGAATCACAAAACAATATTAGAATGGTTTTCAAAGTTGAGAATATGACACATTTCTAGTCACCTCAGTTATTATGCATTAAAAATTAAGACAtcatatataattgatttttagaAGTTACCTACACATTTCTGGTGACTGTTTAACAAATATTAACTTTCATAAGTATGgtgaattaataatataattttttttcatttttttttaaaaataaataatattagcaatttattatttaattctattacatgtaattactaaatttttataattattgttaaatCCTGTTATTTGAGGTACTGACACATCACTTTTTTATActcctattatatatagaaaaatttttCATCATTGAATTTCAAATAAAGTTAAATCATCATTCCTCAGTGTAGACACCTCATTTGTGTTCACAATAATTCAAAGATAATGGACTAACAAAAGTTCATTGTTGTCACTGACTTAGTCATTTACTTTGTACATATTTTAAGGACATCTTTTGGCATGGTTGTATATAGCGCTGCTACTTCAACTTTTAAAGGGGATTAATATGTAAACTTTAAACATTGTCTCTCCACACGtgttttacaaaattaaacaacTTTCTTTTATGATCTCTTCCTTTGTATTGTTCTTCTAACACATGTGTTGATGTTATTGCACGAAACTAGCATGTTTCGAGAAATATCAGAatacaacataacataatttatCCAACACACAAAATCGTGATACAGTCCATCTTTCTCGGCCCATAAAGAAGGAACCTATTTGTTTTCAACTCTTACtgttgaaaataaataataatactccttctgtcccattttatgtgagtTAGTTTGACTCGACATGGAGTTTAATAAAGAAGTGAAGACTTTTAAAAACTTGTGGTCCAAAATGAATAACAGAAATTTGTGTGGctgtaaatcatttcattaagggtaaatTAGACATTTTATAGTTATATAGTTACTTAATATAGAAATGTGTCACTCTTTTTCGACTGACTAAAAAGCTAAGTAAgttacataaattgagacagagaaaatattttttactttcaaaATAAATGGCCTATGGCTATAAGTTTGTCATCTTCTTATCTCTATTTATTTGTTATGCCTGCAAGattattttctctttataaaaatatgattccatttcattcaaaagAACAAGAGAAAGTATTAAAGTTTAAACAAAACCCTAAACTCTTCATTGAAAcaacatgaatgaaatgattGGCTTTATGCTATAACAATGTAACATAGGTAGAGTGATAGAAAGACATAATCCTCGAaacatgaggacatacccacacttggtGAAATGATCCAAGCCTCCTTCAAAGTGGTCACCAACTCTTCAACAATCGggacctaaaatgttggggagaaagggagaaatggggttagcacgtcacttgtactaaatatggaatcatatgcacaGACAACAcataaatcatgctaaaaaggaacatttattaaaaaaacatgcaaagtcactttgaaaagccttatgcacaatcaagaaccaatacaagtcaataagcacatattccttaagtcaagaccatgcgCAACACAAGACAACCAataccaagtctagtcaagtcaacatacatatcaacataattgagcacataatcaagacaattctatcatcaagttataatatcaacaaacaTGCATAAgtgttcataacatcataacctaaGCAAGACCATCACTCATACACccccattaagtccactagtgcattGACTACGTAAGGCctcataacctcactcaaccaagtaaacccatCAAGAACTATGAGAAACGTACAACTTTACAATGTATATCAGGAAgagtatacatcatcatactttagcaatagagaccaattACATGTTCGTAAGTGAAACAaatatcacatagtgtcattgacgtataagatcaacatatatatattatttacattcATAAGAATTTAAGCACATAGAACATCCTCCTAatacttccctcaaggctatcTAAtacaatgtataggtagagtcccatacccctacctagactaagctaaaccccttaggtcatggtagttagagttcactttgtTACTTcgttttacttttgggaacgtCTTTCCTTAACCgaaatagaccacatgagctaatatggTATTCGGTATCATGGAACCCTACATTGAAAGAAGATTGACTACTTGCCAATGTAttaccaaaatatgaacataacatctaggtggatccactagctagtatttttATGAGGGCAAcaaagttcaagaactaggagatgtagttggaaccctctttatgatacatgaataatagtatccaatctcatgagtacaataatgatcctaccttccctatgtgggaagagacactccttacttctagttcactcggtgctaagctagagtcccgtTTTAAATGTCTTTCatcaataatcataacttagtttaggtcataaggGTCTACCTCTTAAATAGTCATAGTCATAGATCAACacgaattgcatgagtattgccctttcaatacaattcacacatgtgaggttatcacatttacataatcatattatgataaggcacataggaaattcatcaccaaccttatatcattacatcctACCTAACGAATCACAAGCCataattcaagacatttcaattcaatatcataccaaccctaatcaatcttatcataagaTATACTTCAATATGACTTCATTACtaatcacaagtaatcataattgaaataaaggtttgagatcacaagacttaccaaatctccttcCAAAGTCATCatccatggtcttaccatcaaccaaccaattccatccaataataggtgtaataacaACATTCAATAGTAAATAACACAATAGCTAGGTCAATAGCATCATCACTATtccaattaacttcaattcataacctagggttagaggaaaagggttcCTCATGAAATCTTCAGGAAATAGATCCAATCCCAATAATACATTACCCTATGTagtccatgaatgaattagaatggataaaacaagtctaacaatcaatgaattcatcaatttccATTAATTTATAAGCAAGAATAAagatttggggaatttggggaagGGAACATGATACTCACGAAATTCCCTTAATTAACATGAATTCCTCAAAAATCTATACTTAACTAACCATTGGTAATCACAATTagtcataatcaatcatcaatttcaagtttagaagaaagCCCATTTGTAGAATAAAACCTAAGAATTTGGGTGtattagaaatcaactttggaagGACCTTtcggggaaaggaatcccaatagtgaagaacccataccttaatgaagattaatacacaaaatttaagtgaaatcctagagaaattggtcttcttcttcaatctttctTCCTTCAATGTAGACTGAATAAAGAGAGAAAGTAGacagaggtgagagcttttgggttttgatttggagattttatttgaatgattaaatatgtggaaaaactgtttgaaaatcaatatataggcccccatgaaatacccaaaatacccctcacttaagttGACCCTTTAATAAAGTCAAACTCGAATTCCAGATTTCAGATTTTCTTTGGGCAACAAGTACGCGACGCGGAGCTTCTCCCgcatgattttttaaattaatttttgagaaattagagTCCGAGACCTGAACGTGACGCAGACATGATTTTTTACCAAAGTCCCACCATGTACGCGACATAGACACA is part of the Solanum pennellii chromosome 8, SPENNV200 genome and harbors:
- the LOC114078294 gene encoding uncharacterized protein LOC114078294, with protein sequence MCMERMLDYEERFKVDIQLDSYDQLKGEFGFQIAMDSRKLRSPTDWWMRFGGQTPDLTKFAVRVLSLTCSSLGSERNWSTFESIHTKKRNRLEHHRLNALVYVRYNTRLRERSIKRKLQKVDPVLVNEIDSDGEWINEKEDPLLPEDPSWLDEENLLMLMLLEMCRLHHMRMIFYMNRILVV